The Desulfobotulus pelophilus DNA segment TTTAGAATATTTTGGCAAAACGACAGATTTCGCTACCGAAGTAGTCATCACTTTTATTGCTGAAGAAAATGCTGAACCGCAAATTCAGCGATTTACGAGTGATAAAGATGTTCGTGAAGATGAATCAATTCAATCGGTATTGTTAAAAATTATTGAGCGAGCCGAAGCTGCTACGGTTTTAGAAAGTCGAGAAGTATCAGTTTGTTGATGGTTTTTCGTTGATCTTAAGCTCTCGGTCACATTAGCGTTGAGAACGAAAATATAACAAGGCGTTCAAGAGGGATTCGCAACGCGTGGCATTTTCGTTATGCTTTGATTTTATTAGTTTTTAGTGCAATGCGGAAGGTTGGTAGTTGCGTTGCTCACCCCTTAACGCGGCGATGGCGCGGACGCTTCGCGCCGCGCCATCGGGGCGGCAGATACCATCCGCATGCTGCCCGGCGCCCCGTTAACTGGGAAGGGGTCCATGAATCAGAATCTTGCGGATGAGCTGGTCACGATGATGACAGAAGACCAGCGGTTATTGCAGCAACTCTTCGATACCGGAGAACTGCCATCTGAGTCTTATCATCCCCGGATGAAAGCCCTGCATGAGCAGAATGCCTCTCGCCTGAAAGAGATTATTGGTGTTCACGGCTGGCCCAGCATTTCGCTAGTTGGGGAAGAGGGCGCCAAAGCTGCCTGGCTTATCGCTCAGCACTCCGTTTCAGATACTGAGTTCATGTCGGAGTGTGTTTCCCTGCTAGAGCATGCCGTTGCGAGAGAGGATGTGGCAGGCTGGCAACTGGCATTCCTTCAGGATCGAGTGAGGATTTTTGCCGGTGAGTCTCAATACTACGGCACTCAGTTTGATGTTGATGAAGATGGGTGGCCAACACCATTTCCCATTGAGGACTCTGCTACGGTTAATGAACGCCGCGCGCGTCTTGGGCTGAACTCCCTCGAGGAGCGCCAGGAACAAATGACTGAGCAGGAGCGGAAACGTCGTGCCAATATTGAACAAGCCAGTTAACCAAACGCGGCACTCGGACGCCCTTGTCTCCGCTTCTCTGCGTCAAGGTCGCCGGTGCGC contains these protein-coding regions:
- a CDS encoding DUF6624 domain-containing protein; amino-acid sequence: MNQNLADELVTMMTEDQRLLQQLFDTGELPSESYHPRMKALHEQNASRLKEIIGVHGWPSISLVGEEGAKAAWLIAQHSVSDTEFMSECVSLLEHAVAREDVAGWQLAFLQDRVRIFAGESQYYGTQFDVDEDGWPTPFPIEDSATVNERRARLGLNSLEERQEQMTEQERKRRANIEQAS